A DNA window from Macadamia integrifolia cultivar HAES 741 chromosome 4, SCU_Mint_v3, whole genome shotgun sequence contains the following coding sequences:
- the LOC122077225 gene encoding mini zinc finger protein 2-like produces MTVSGSKSEVSSENKLFEEGSEELGFGSMKKCQLVAKQDEPYSCYTTSTHTISSVRYGECQKNHAASIGGYAVDGCREFMASGEEGTNAALKCAACGCHRSFHRREVETEVVCECSSPSSNGK; encoded by the coding sequence ATGACTGTTTCTGGATCTAAATCGGAGGTTTCTTCAGAAAATAAGTTATTTGAAGAAGGGAGTGAAGAATTAGGGTTTGGGAGCATGAAGAAGTGCCAATTAGTGGCCAAACAGGATGAACCTTACAGCTGCTATACCACTTCTACTCACACCATTAGTAGTGTGAGATATGGAGAGTGCCAGAAGAACCATGCTGCTAGCATTGGAGGTTACGCCGTAGATGGGTGCAGAGAATTCATGGCTAGTGGAGAGGAAGGAACGAATGCAGCCCTTAAATGCGCGGCATGCGGTTGCCACCGGAGCTTCCACCGGAGGGAAGTTGAGACCGAGGTCGTATGTGAGTGTTCTTCACCTTCTTCCAATGGGAAGTAA